In one Trichosurus vulpecula isolate mTriVul1 chromosome 8, mTriVul1.pri, whole genome shotgun sequence genomic region, the following are encoded:
- the LOC118829705 gene encoding ribonuclease pancreatic B-like produces MSHVMMWTFFLFLLLDLTNFSHTYDFWKHHMDYPMTKVSGSSNLYRNVITQQRELFKNGTCRLANTFIHESTPYIESLCYNVPVPCKIRRRRKCHQSPNLVRVTDCFNISDNQPPNCQYRTKFNYRKIRVICENDRPVHLDS; encoded by the coding sequence ATGTCTCATGTTATGATGTGGACCTTTTTCTTGTTCCTCCTCCTGGACCTGACTAACTTCTCTCACACTTATGACTTCTGGAAGCACCATATGGACTACCCCATGACCAAAGTCTCAGGAAGTTCAAACCTTTACCGTAATGTGATAACGCAGCAGAGGGAACTGTTTAAGAATGGTACCTGCAGGCTAGCCAACACCTTCATCCATGAAAGTACCCCCTACATTGAAAGCTTATGTTATAATGTTCCTGTGCCCTGCAAAATTAGACGCAGGCGCAAATGTCACCAAAGCCCCAACCTAGTCAGGGTGACTGATTGCTTTAACATATCAGATAACCAGCCCCCTAACTGTCAATACAGGACGAAGTTCAATTATCGAAAGATTAGGGTGATTTGTGAGAATGACCGCCCTGTCCACCTGGATAGCTAG